Part of the Pieris brassicae chromosome 5, ilPieBrab1.1, whole genome shotgun sequence genome is shown below.
GGTAATAGTAAAATAGGTTCGCCTCTTCCTGAACTCATAGTGACTGTAATCCCAAATTACCGTCTTTTAGAAATGGAAATATAAGTTGCAAGATCACAAGGAAGGAGACTTGGACAATTACATCTATACCTCCAGTGTGTGGGGagaaaattagaaatataGGTGATATTCAGAAAAGCACGAACTGTGACTCGGTGTATCCaaattcaatacatatttCACGTACGGGAGTCAGACTCAAAATGAGGATGTTGGACTGGCACAAGCTTACGCTAatgaaaattgttaaatttaacacatttaGAAATATTAGTCCAAAACCTGTAAAAGCTTTCCACTCGATCTTGAATCATCAgtgtcaataaaattaataaaaacgtatgaGTGTACagacgtaagaagtgaaacttctttatgaccttatttttcgaaaaatgatctactatatgcaactttacagaaattggttaaataaagttaaattagataaaaaaggCGTTTATTATCACAGACATGaacacaaacaataaaattatttcattttaccttatactaagattattacagaatttcattaattctaatacaattattacaatcattgttatcgttattatttatttttgttattaatggcttcaaatcgcgcataacggaaaaatgtgacggtaaattttccaacaccgataaagaacttcacttcaataataatcAACCCTGTATAGATTGGGTCTTGGCCGAAAATTATACCTGTATgtcagatttttttgtttcgtttTCGTATACCGTACCGACGTTTGCCAGTACCGTaggagcaaatgttaaatgaaagaaaaacccattggtgcacagccgtaaTTTGAACAAACGACGATGAGTGAGAGTCGCAATCtaaagccactaagccaacaatGCTgctaataaattaagaatgtataacatttcttttacaaatacttttttcataataatttaaagcgcctgaaataaaatgtaagcAATTACGTTTCCATACTTTTAGAATTccaattaacaatttaattgtttattaaagttatattggATTTCGTATTTCTATTAACGAATTCGGGATTGATATCTCTTACCGcgtattcataaaaaatatttcattattttatataaagtaataatatttttatcatatcgTATACACAATTTCACAGATGGCAGACTAGTCAAAAGACTACAATTAGACTGAATTAGTGTTCATAAATAAACTGTTAATCTCCACCAAGATGTTAAAGCATAATGTTAGAAAATAACGAGCAAACTAACAAGGCTTCCATACTAAACATCCGTGAGTCTCGAATCCCAGTGTTATTCATGATAATATAATGGGATAAATGTATGGTTTAGCGTTCGGTCAAGGCGTGATGCCATAACAATAAGATGTATACCGTCATTGTTCGCGACCTTCCGAGTAATATATAGAGGAATTAGTGGGTTAACGCTTTGTGAATATTACCGATTATTAAACGATATGTGTGACGTAATTGACACTAAAAAGGATTATAAATACTCGACTTAtaagagcagtattggcctagtggcttcagcgtgcgactctcggtcggtcgtaggttcgatccccagataggcaccaatgaactttcttcCAATACGCGCATTTAATATGCGACTAgattttaagtgataatttaattacaactacgttacaacaattttttttgtccaCGTTAATACCTATAActaatatacctatataaacAATTCTTAAACTATTATAGGCTTATAGGTAATCAAAGCTGTTCAAGCTTAATTTAACTTAGAGGGCTACATACCATCGACAAGAGGATTCGAGACACACTTCTATACTCTTTGACTCAATAAAAATTTCGTCATACCCGTAAGATTAGAAATTATCCAACACATATATCGCCAGATAAAGATGTATTTGAAAATGTCAATTCTTAATGTAATCGGACTGTGTCTAGCATAATTTCAGACTGAATTTTCTATCGCAATTTTCAGAGAAAAATTCCATAGCAACCTTTTCTTTTGATTGAAAGATATTACGGTAATACCTAATAGAAGCGGCAAAGGCTTCAACTCGTTCGAGTAGCACTAGGTTCGAAATGAGAAAAGTTTAGCGAAACGCTGTCGAGTCAATACTGACTATAAACAACTCAATGTAGGTGAGAGCACACAAAATTGAATCCTATAACTaacaaataaagtttatttctcaatgttttatttctattttgcGTATGGCTCCGCTTACCGATAAAGTTTTTCTAATAAGGTTCACTGCTGCATTATTAGGACCGGAATTAAAAGTTACATAATATGATGCATTCGAAATACATGAAAGGTTAATGAACCTTATACCGtatcaattcaaaatttcatcaGAATATCACCTTGATGGTTGGCAGTCTTTCACAGTCCGCTTCACAAGACACCTTCTTtcgcgaactgtggaatcgactcccggtggaGGTCTACCTTGAGAGATACGACCTTGAATTGATTAGAGTAAGAGTATACTCCACCCTTAAAAGCCGGCAAcacacccactaaaaatgggtgtctatgggctgcAAAGGCTGCCCTTTTTGGCGTCCCGTTTCGTTTGTTCTagaatataaagaatattgaaaactactacagaaattaatatatttaaccttaagatctttattattaattaaaaaatccgtGGCGCAACAACCGTTTTGGGTAtgggactcagatttctgtacttatctgtttcatgatcatttatcaatctaatagacaagtaggccAGCCTGTGACTGACATACGCCGTCAACTTTATGGGTTTGGGCcagtttccttcaccgttcgagagaatgttaagcgcacgtagaaagaaagtccattggtgcacaggggTCGAACTTACGATcgcagggatgagagtcgcacgctgaagccactaggccaacacggctttattattaatagttaagttaatattaattagctAGTTAAGTCCAATTAAGAAGAAGATGTCATCTACCCCATTGGCGGGTTCAGGGATTTCATACAAACTATGATGTTGAGTTGAATCACACGTATAGTAATTGTCGTGACCATCAacaattttaacatataataggacttttattatattttgactttgattttATGCGTGAGTTAACTATAACATTTTATGTGAAtagatatttatagtttagcagttatattatgtttagtttAGATTATAAAAGGCTACATTTAGCTTacaaaatctattaaatttgCTCAACAATCTGTCATAGATAACAAACTACttctttcatttataaatctGTTTCTATAAATGACAAATAAGCagagatatatattaatatatatatatatatattttatccaaGTTGGTAATGCATTGCGCATTCCCTGTTCCCGAAAGTTGCAGGGGTGTGTGAGACTCGACCCACACCAGaatctctgctattcagagactgGGTGAGCAATACCCACCTGAAACCAccaaaaaatttttttgttaaatttttttttttaaaaacacactTTGtttaaccaaaaaaaaatcttatggcCGATCTAAGAAATAATGGACTCAGTGTTATACCACTGTAGAATCCTTATTAAATGCGCTAACTTTTAAAGCTACTTGCCAAACTggagtaatacatttttttttcaggacgaTCAGTTGAAGAAGtgcgaaaattaattttgaaaacttggtacggtataaaatgacattttcctaAAAGTTGGAGTGATCAGCACAGAGTTTAGGAtcataggttacataaaacactattcgggatgacgtaagagaaaaaaaaattgcaaaaggtaaatatttgtaacaacaggaATGAAAAAACTGTTACATGGTGTGCATTTTctggaataacaaaaaatatccataacttaaaaaatacatgacttattttttttttaaattttctgataactggtgtggcattacctatgagaaaatttcgacttgacgtcgacttttgggacaccctgtatatataatttttttatagcataGTAGTTATGAGTTAGCCAGTTGATCATGTTGTCTTCCGAAGCCTCCCCTTGTTGTTTCTATTCGTCTCTTTCACGAGCTGATCTTTCTGATCTGATCATCCTTCCGGCAGATCGTTTTCCCATCTCTTTATTTGACAGCCTCTTTCCCTTCACCGATCTTCAGCAGATCCTtggacttaaataaaatacaaaaataacataccATACCATAACATATAACTCGACACGTGTATATAGAAAAACGTGAGATTTTTTGTCTTAACAAGTATATACCTAACAATGTAAGGAACACTTGTCACAATATCTTTTTCATATCTTAGTGTAAGTCGTTgcgaaattaaattatcatttaaataattaccgTCTTTAAGGCTGATAGTGCCTAAAGATTATGAGTTTTGTTAACAAAGTGTTACTTGTAACTGGGGCTGGATCAGGTATTGGAGCAGGAACTGCTATTAAATTTGCAAAAGAAGGCGCACACGTGGCAATAGTTGGCCGAAATGTAGATAAGCTAAAGAAAATTGCAGAACAATGCGAGAAAATCGGGCCCAAAGCATTAATGATACAATCAGACGTAAGTCATGATAAATCAGCGTCCAAAATTATAAACGAAGTTATTACAGCGTTTAAAAGATTAGATGTGTTAGTAAACAATGCTGGTGTTTTGAAATTTGGAACAATTTTGAAGGGGAACTTATTAGAAGCCTACGACACAACAATGAGTGTTAATGTACGCGCCCCAATCAATTTAACAGTAATAGCTGCGCCACACCTCGTCAAAACTAAAggaaatatcattaatatatcaAGCCTGGCAGGCACAGCAGCCCCAGAAAAGCCACCAACGAGTGCTTATCACATCTCTAAAGCTGCACTTAGTCACTTTTCGCGATGTGCAGCGTTGGAACTGGCTAAACATGGAGTAAGAGTCAACACTATAAGTCCTGGCCCAGTCAAAACAGATCTTATGGATAATGCTGGAATCGGTCATGTTAAGTTCGAAGATATGGCAAAAACCCTACCTTTGCAAAGAGTGTCTGAAGCAAGAGAA
Proteins encoded:
- the LOC123709968 gene encoding uncharacterized oxidoreductase TM_0325-like is translated as MSFVNKVLLVTGAGSGIGAGTAIKFAKEGAHVAIVGRNVDKLKKIAEQCEKIGPKALMIQSDVSHDKSASKIINEVITAFKRLDVLVNNAGVLKFGTILKGNLLEAYDTTMSVNVRAPINLTVIAAPHLVKTKGNIINISSLAGTAAPEKPPTSAYHISKAALSHFSRCAALELAKHGVRVNTISPGPVKTDLMDNAGIGHVKFEDMAKTLPLQRVSEAREIADLIAFLASDKAVGITGSEIFVDNGYLLKHG